In Palaemon carinicauda isolate YSFRI2023 chromosome 21, ASM3689809v2, whole genome shotgun sequence, the following proteins share a genomic window:
- the Pex3 gene encoding peroxisomal biogenesis factor 3: MFSRIKDFVYRHRRKFFIGTAVVGGIALLSRYAEHKLLAWHDTQTRMLLQKQKKKQHYENTERTANTTVMSLAGSLKELVTKDLDSEALLLAIREQPQHKHSIWQQLKVIGFSRAISVVYVSSLVASAVRVQLMLLGGYTFGDLVFEGHAGMPISQGLQQKYLAMVHFLIEEGVPKLTQHVTRAVTKIVSGLPLTQQLTLSQLEALFQEIRLLLAGEGNSHNEFPESKSCKLENWTNYVLEVPLPPESDSSESRILYNMLIETCDILGSEDFQTVMDSLIQHGFNHLLDRMADFYPLNKPQQSSSNSTYNWVNNINREEPLSVAGDNSSAMKSHPPQGAFLSNHTLPVAKLVPVLSGVVHGALSPAPGQLLQKILMEEKLETLGFNVYDAFAVPLSK; this comes from the coding sequence ATGTTTTCTAGAATAAAAGACTTTGTATATAGGCATAGAAGGAAATTCTTCATAGGAACAGCTGTTGTTGGTGGCATTGCCCTTTTAAGTCGGTATGCAGAGCACAAATTACTTGCGTGGCATGACACTCAGACAAGAATGTTGCttcaaaagcagaaaaaaaaacaacattacgAGAATACAGAGAGAACAGCTAATACAACTGTCATGAGTCTAGCTGGTAGTTTGAAAGAGCTTGTAACAAAAGACCTAGATTCTGAAGCTCTTCTTTTAGCTATCAGGGAGCAACCACAGCACAAGCATAGTATTTGGCAACAACTGAAGGTAATAGGCTTTAGTCGTGCCATATCAGTTGTTTATGTATCAAGTCTAGTGGCCTCTGCTGTACGTGTTCAGTTGATGCTTCTGGGAGGTTATACTTTTGGTGACTTAGTCTTTGAGGGTCATGCAGGAATGCCAATTTCTCAGGGACTGCAGCAAAAATATTTGGCTATGGTCCACTTTTTGATTGAAGAAGGAGTTCCTAAACTTACACAGCATGTGACCCGAGCTGTGACAAAAATAGTTTCTGGCTTACCCCTCACTCAACAGTTAACACTCTCCCAGTTGGAAGCTCTTTTCCAAGAAATAAGGCTATTGTTAGCTGGAGAAGGAAATTCTCATAATGAATTTCCTGAAAGTAAATCATGTAAACTTGAAAATTGGACAAACTATGTGTTAGAAGTGCCACTGCCTCCAGAAAGTGATTCTTCCGAAAGCAGGATTCTGTATAACATGTTGATTGAGACTTGTGATATTCTTGGTAGTGAAGATTTTCAAACTGTTATGGATTCATTAATCCAGCATGGATTTAATCACCTTCTTGATAGAATGGCAGATTTCTATCCATTGAATAAACCTCAGCAAAGTTCAAGCAATTCTACATACAATTGGGTCAATAACATAAATCGAGAAGAACCTCTGAGCGTTGCAGGTGATAACTCTTCTGCTATGAAAAGCCACCCACCTCAGGGTGCATTTCTGAGTAACCATACTTTGCCTGTAGCAAAACTTGTGCCAGTGTTGTCCGGAGTGGTGCATGGTGCGCTCTCTCCAGCACCTGGTCAGTTGCTGCAGAAAATTCTAATGGAAGAGAAACTTGAGACTTTAGGTTTTAATGTTTATGATGCATTTGCTGTACCTCTTAGTAAGTAG